The Deinococcus misasensis DSM 22328 nucleotide sequence ATCGTGGTGAAACACCATGAAGCCAAGAAAGGTTTTATTTTGCTGCCAAGACGGTGGGTGGTGGAAAGGTCTTTTGGGTGGTTATCTCGGTTCAGACGACTGGGCAGGGATCTGGAGCGCCTGAGTTCGACCTTGGTGGGGTTTCACTTTGTGGCCTTTGCCATTCTGCTTTCAAACAAACTCAGGCCCTTTTTTGCATGACCTTCATGGCACGCTCTAGAGAGCCTAGACTAAAAAACCCCCGAGTAAGCCAGTGGTATCAAAAGCGCGCAAGAGGCTTGCACCAATTCCCCCTATTCCTGCTGCCTCACCCGAAGAACGAGCGTTATGACACCCTCCTGTTCCTGAACGTGCCACCCAGAAAATTCAGCGTCTGCTGCGGACAACTCCTGCAGAACACGCTCTGGCAGGAAAGGGGTAACCTGAACGCGGCCACTGCGGAGGTCTCTGGCAATCCGTTCGAGAAGACCCGGCAGGTCCTGAACTTCCACTGTCGCTGAGGGCCTTCTTTCCTCAGAGGCCGCCTTCTGAATGGGTGTGGAAGTGCCAAGTGCGGTTGTGATGGCCTCCAGAATCCGTTCGCCATACTGTTCGATGCGCCGGGGACCCAGCCCTGGGATGCCCTCCAATGCGGACATCGTTCGGGGAAGGCGCGCTGCCAGTGCGGTCAACGTGGCATTCGGGAACACCATGTACGCTGCATGGCCCGTTTCCCGAGCCAGTGCCCGACGCAAGTCCCCCAACGCCACGGAAACCACTCCCTCAGGGGGTGCTTCTTCGGCTCCACCTGAGACGACCACACCATCAGCCTGAACATGGTCCATCCTCGCTGGAGTGGGCACCTCCACCGGATAGGCAGACCTTTCGACCGAACTTTGCAAGGACTCAGGAGATGGCTCATTTGGTCCACTCTGGGCCTGCAAGTGGCGTGGTTCTGGGAGCACTGCACGGGCTGGCCCAAGACCCAGCTCGTGCGCCTGCACCGTCCCCCGAGGTCGGGACGGTCCCTCATGGGTCCCACTTCCCACGATCCGCAAGACTTCCTCTCCGTAGTCTGCGAGTCGCCGCTCCCCAATCCCACTGACTTTCCCCAGACCCTGCAAGCTGTCTGGTCGCAATTCAGCAATCGCCTTTAAGGTCGCGTCACTGAAAATCACGTAGGGCGGCACCTTCAACCCTGCTGCCCGCTCAGCCCGCCAGTTCCGCAACGCTTCGAACAGCGGTTTGTCCTCCGCTGCCACCACCGCGCGGGTTGCCTGCACTTTCTCCCGAGTCCGCTTGCTCGTGCGCGGCTGCAGCGTGTCCTCCCTGAGCAACAACCGCTGTGCACCCGTCAGGAGCATTTTCGCCTGTGGTGTGGTCATCAGCCCCTGAAACGGTCCGGCCGTCAGGTACCCCAGACTCACGAGTTGCCGGATCACACTGCCCCACACCTTGGCATCATGCTCCTTCCCAATTCCATACGTCGGCAGCGTCCGGTGCCAGCTGTTTTTGTCATTCTCCTTCCCGAGCAGAATGTCGATCAGGTACGCAGCCCCATAGCGGTTCCCGGTGCGAACCGCTGCCGACAGGGCCATTTGCGCTTCTCTGGTCATGTCCCGGACCGTGGGCGGATTCAGGCACACGTCGCAATTCCCACACGGCCCTGTGTATGTT carries:
- the recQ gene encoding DNA helicase RecQ, with protein sequence MQGDVLLQARSILQRVWGYDQFRGIQEEIVRTVAQGQHALVLMPTGGGKSLCYQLPSLLRPGVGIVISPLIALMKDQVDTLRQLGVQAAYLNSTLSPSASRAVEQALQRGQLDLLYIAPERLLLPRTLELLHSAEIALFAVDEAHCVSQWGHDFRPEYQQLHVLEKQFPQVPRLALTATADERTRADIRQVLSLQGAPEFLSSFDRPNITYRVATKERPRQQLLDFIQSEHPGDAGVVYCLSRRSVEETALWLQEQGLEVVAYHAGLSQAERSLAQERFLNEEGIIVVATVAFGMGIDKPNVRFVAHLDLPKSLEGYYQETGRAGRDGLPSTAWMVYGLQDVVNVRRMLQESDAPEEVKRVEASKLTALLTYCETAQCRRQILLGYFGETYTGPCGNCDVCLNPPTVRDMTREAQMALSAAVRTGNRYGAAYLIDILLGKENDKNSWHRTLPTYGIGKEHDAKVWGSVIRQLVSLGYLTAGPFQGLMTTPQAKMLLTGAQRLLLREDTLQPRTSKRTREKVQATRAVVAAEDKPLFEALRNWRAERAAGLKVPPYVIFSDATLKAIAELRPDSLQGLGKVSGIGERRLADYGEEVLRIVGSGTHEGPSRPRGTVQAHELGLGPARAVLPEPRHLQAQSGPNEPSPESLQSSVERSAYPVEVPTPARMDHVQADGVVVSGGAEEAPPEGVVSVALGDLRRALARETGHAAYMVFPNATLTALAARLPRTMSALEGIPGLGPRRIEQYGERILEAITTALGTSTPIQKAASEERRPSATVEVQDLPGLLERIARDLRSGRVQVTPFLPERVLQELSAADAEFSGWHVQEQEGVITLVLRVRQQE